The Nocardioides sp. cx-173 genome segment TGCTCGGTGCGGCACAGGCCCACGTCGATTGCGTTGACCCGCACCCGCGGCGCCCACTCGACCGCCAGGGAGCGGGTCAGCGAGTCGAGCCCGGCCTTCGCGGCGCCGTAGGCCGCCGTGCCCGGCGAGGGGCGCAGCGCCGAGACCGACGAGACGTTGACGATCGCCCCGCCGCAGGGCTGCCGCTGCATGACCGCGTTGGCGGCCTGGGCGCAGATCAGCGGCGCCAGCAGGTTGAGACCGACCACCTTGTCGTGGAAGTGCGGCGACGCCTCGGCCGCCCGCGCGTACGGCGCACCGCCGGCGTTGTTGACGAGCACGTCCAGCCGGCCGTGCTCCGCGACGACCGCGTCGACGAGGGCGCGCACGGACTCCGGCTCCCGCACGTCGCACACGCGGTGGGCGGCGCCCGGCACCGGCGAGGCGTCCGAGCGCGAGCAGGTCACGACCGTGGCGCCGGCGGCCAGGAACGTCCGGGTGATGCCCAGCCCGATGCCCTGCGTCCCGCCGGTGACGAGGACGGCCCGTCCGGACAGGTCCAGCGAGAGCGACATGCTGCTAGGCTACCAAGCAAGCGTTAGGTTGCACAGGGAGGACCCATGACCATCGCCTCGGAGCTGCGCGACGACCACGTCCGCGTCGTCACAATGAGCCATCCGCCCGTCAACGCGCTGCCCGTCCAGGGCTGGTTCGACCTCGCCGCCGCGCTCGACGAGGCCAGCCGCGACCGCGACACCCACGTCGTGGTGCTCCGCGCCGAGGGCCGCGGCTTCAACGCCGGGGTCGACATCAAGGAGATGCAGCGCAGCTCCGGCTTCGACCTGCTGCTCGGCGCCAACAAGGGCTGCTTCGCGGCGTTCAAGGCCGTCTACGAGTGCGCGGTGCCGGTCGTCGCGGCGGTCCACGGCTTCTGCCTCGGGGGCGGGGTCGGCCTGGTCGGCAACGCCGACTGCGTGGTCGCCAGCGACGACGCCTACTTCGGGGTTCCCGAGGTCGACCAGGGGGCGCTCGGGGCCGCCACCCACCTGGCTCGGCTGGTGCCACAGCACCTCATGCGGACCCTGTACTTCACCGCCCGCACGATCACGGCCGCCGAACTCGTCCCGCACGGCAGCGTCCTCGAGGTGGTCCCCCGAGACCGCCTGGACGACGCCGCGCTCGCGGTCGCCGGCGAGATCGCCGCCAAGGACGCCCGGGTCATCCGCGCCGCCAAGGAGGCGCTCAACGGCATCGACCCGATCGACGTCAACAAGAGCTACCGCTTCGAGCAGGGCTTCACGATGGAGCTCAACCTCGCCGGCGTGGCCGACGAGCTTCGCGACGCCTTCGCCGGCACCGACAAGGCGGGCAGGACGTGACAGCGGCGCCCCGCGACAAGCGCATGAGCATCGGCGAGGTCGTCGCCGAGCTCGAGGACGGGATGACGATCGGCATCGGCGGGTGGGGGTCGCGCCGCAAGCCGATGGCGCTGGTGCGAGCGATCCTGCGCTCCGAGCTGCGCGACCTCACCCTCGTCAGCTGGGGTGGCGCGGACGTCGGTCTCCTCGTGCGGGCCGGCAAGGTACGCCGACTGGTCTATGCGTTCGTGTCCCTCGACTCGGTCCCCCTCGAGCCGAACTTCCAGCGCGCCCGCCAGGACGGCACGATCCCCGAGGTCGTCGAGCTCGACGAGGGCATGTTCCAGACCGGGCTGCGCGCGGCCGCGCAGCGGCTGCCCTTCCTGCCGATGCGAGCGGGTCTGGGCTCCGACGTGCTGGTCAACAACGCCTGGATCAAGACCGTCCACAGCCCCTACGACGACGGCGAGGAGCTCGTCGCCGTAGCGGCGCTGCGCCTCGACGTGGCGCTGGTGCACCTCAACCGCGCCGACCGGCATGGAAACGCCACCTACCTCGGCCCGGACCCCTACTTCGACGACCTGTTCTGCATGGCCGCCGACCGGGCCTACGTCAGCGTCGAGCAGGTCGTCGACACGGCCGGCCTCACCGTCAACACGCCCGTCCAGAGGCTGCTGTTGAGCCGAATGATGGTCAGCGGCGTGGTCGAGGCTCCGAACGGCGCGCACTTCACCACGTGCGCGCCCGACTATGAGCGCGACGAGCGCTTCCAGAAGGCGTACGCCGCAGCGGCCGGCGGGTCCGAGGAGGACTGGTCGGTGTTCGAGGAGCGCTTCCTCTCCGGCGACGAGTCCGACTACCAGGCCGCGGTGCGGGCGTTCGGCGAGGAGCAGGCATGAGCACGAGCGACCCGGGCGCGACCCGCGCGGACGTCTGCGCCGTCGCCATCGCCGACGCCTTCAAGGACGACGGTGAGATCTTCGGCAGCCCGATGGGCCTGCTGCCGATGCTGGGCGCGCGCCTGGCCCGCCTCACCTCCAACCCCGACCTGGTGATCTCCGACGGGGAGTCGCTGTTCCTGGCCGGCACTCCCCCGCTGTTCGCCACGGGCGACGTGGTCGAGGGCTGGATCCCGTTCCGCAAGGTCTTCGACGTCGTCGCCTACGGCAAGCGGCACGTGATGATGGGCGCGACCCAGGTCGACCGGCACGGGAACCAGAACATCTCGGCCATCGGCGACTTCTCCCAGCCCAAGCGCCAGCTCCTCGGGTCGCGCGGCGCCCCGGGCAACACCGTCAACAACCGCACCTCCTACTGGGTGCCGAAGCACTCGCCCCGCGTGTTCGTCGAGCGGGTCGACATCGTCTCGGGCGTCGGACCGGCGCTCGCCAAGAGGACCGGGCCCGCGGCCGCGCGCTTCAACGACATCCACCGCATCGTCAGCAACCTGGCGGTGTTCGACGTCCGGGGCGAGGGCGACACCGTGCGCCTGCTCAGCGTGCATCCGGGCGTGACGGTGGACGAGGTGCGACAGGCGACGGGGTTCCACCTGGACGCCGTCGACGACGTGCCCGTCACCCGGTCGCCCACCACCGAGGAGCTCGTCCTCATCCGTGAGGTGCTCGACCCCACGTCGCTGCGGCACCGCGAGGTGCCTGTCGCATGATCGCGCAGCTCATCCGGACGCCGTTCACCGAGCTCACCGGGGTCCGGCATCCCGTCGTCCAGACCGGCATGGGCTGGGTCTCCGGGCCCCGCCTGGTCAGCGGTACGGCGAACGCCGGCGGGCTCGGGATCCTGGCCTCGGCGACCATGACCCTCGAGGAGCTCGAACGCGCCATCGTCGAGGTCAAGGCCCGCACCGACCAGCCGTTCGGGGTCAACCTGCGCGCCGACGCCGGCGACGCCGCCGACCGCTGCGACCTGCTGATCCGCCTCGGCGTGAAGGTCGCCTCGTTCGCACTCGCGCCCACACGCGACCTGATCGCCAGGCTCAAGGACCACGGCGTCGTCGTCCTGCCGTCGGTGGGCGCCGCGCGCCACGCCGAGAAGGTCGCGGCCTGGGGCGCGGACGCGGTGATGGTGCAGGGCGGCGAGGGCGGCGGCCACACCGGCCCGGTGCCCACGACCCTGCTGCTGCCGACCGTGCTGGACGCGGTCGACATCCCGGTCGTCGCGGCGGGCGGCTTCTTCGACGGGCGGGGCCTGGCCGCGGCGCTGTCCTACGGCGCGGCCGGCGTCGGCATGGGGACGCGGTTCCTGCTGACCCAGGACAGCGCGGTC includes the following:
- a CDS encoding CoA transferase subunit A gives rise to the protein MTAAPRDKRMSIGEVVAELEDGMTIGIGGWGSRRKPMALVRAILRSELRDLTLVSWGGADVGLLVRAGKVRRLVYAFVSLDSVPLEPNFQRARQDGTIPEVVELDEGMFQTGLRAAAQRLPFLPMRAGLGSDVLVNNAWIKTVHSPYDDGEELVAVAALRLDVALVHLNRADRHGNATYLGPDPYFDDLFCMAADRAYVSVEQVVDTAGLTVNTPVQRLLLSRMMVSGVVEAPNGAHFTTCAPDYERDERFQKAYAAAAGGSEEDWSVFEERFLSGDESDYQAAVRAFGEEQA
- a CDS encoding enoyl-CoA hydratase family protein, with product MTIASELRDDHVRVVTMSHPPVNALPVQGWFDLAAALDEASRDRDTHVVVLRAEGRGFNAGVDIKEMQRSSGFDLLLGANKGCFAAFKAVYECAVPVVAAVHGFCLGGGVGLVGNADCVVASDDAYFGVPEVDQGALGAATHLARLVPQHLMRTLYFTARTITAAELVPHGSVLEVVPRDRLDDAALAVAGEIAAKDARVIRAAKEALNGIDPIDVNKSYRFEQGFTMELNLAGVADELRDAFAGTDKAGRT
- a CDS encoding CoA-transferase subunit beta, translated to MSTSDPGATRADVCAVAIADAFKDDGEIFGSPMGLLPMLGARLARLTSNPDLVISDGESLFLAGTPPLFATGDVVEGWIPFRKVFDVVAYGKRHVMMGATQVDRHGNQNISAIGDFSQPKRQLLGSRGAPGNTVNNRTSYWVPKHSPRVFVERVDIVSGVGPALAKRTGPAAARFNDIHRIVSNLAVFDVRGEGDTVRLLSVHPGVTVDEVRQATGFHLDAVDDVPVTRSPTTEELVLIREVLDPTSLRHREVPVA
- a CDS encoding NAD(P)H-dependent flavin oxidoreductase; this translates as MIAQLIRTPFTELTGVRHPVVQTGMGWVSGPRLVSGTANAGGLGILASATMTLEELERAIVEVKARTDQPFGVNLRADAGDAADRCDLLIRLGVKVASFALAPTRDLIARLKDHGVVVLPSVGAARHAEKVAAWGADAVMVQGGEGGGHTGPVPTTLLLPTVLDAVDIPVVAAGGFFDGRGLAAALSYGAAGVGMGTRFLLTQDSAVPQAVKDLYLQQDLTGTVVTAKVDGMPHRMLRTAFVEELEESGSLRRLGPTLRRTLEFKRTSAMSWRELAQDGRAMRRSQGRTLAQMTLAANTPVMLRAGLVEGDTGAGVLASGQVVGVIDDLPTCEELVDRIVTRADAELRRSRDYLL
- a CDS encoding SDR family oxidoreductase, which gives rise to MSLSLDLSGRAVLVTGGTQGIGLGITRTFLAAGATVVTCSRSDASPVPGAAHRVCDVREPESVRALVDAVVAEHGRLDVLVNNAGGAPYARAAEASPHFHDKVVGLNLLAPLICAQAANAVMQRQPCGGAIVNVSSVSALRPSPGTAAYGAAKAGLDSLTRSLAVEWAPRVRVNAIDVGLCRTEHTGDHYGDDSQVAAIEATIPLGRMARPEEVGHVAVFLASDLASYVSGASIECHGGGEPPAFLSAATKEQQ